From Amycolatopsis sp. WQ 127309:
GGGCTGAGGGATCCCGCGTGCGGCAATGCCGGATTCCGGGTCCTCCGGCGACACCGGGCGACGCACTTTTCGCTCCGAACTCGCGCCAGTAGCGGTCACGCTGAGCAACGACGGGCGAGTGGGCGTGACACGGCCCGACCGTCGCGACCGGGCCGGTGCAGGACCGTCGCCGGCCGGCGACGAGAGGTGCGCGGCGAGGCGAGCCTCGGCGCGTTCGCGGAACTTCTGAGTGGCCTTGTAGGAGCGGCCGCGGGCGTGCGCCGCCTGCGTCAAGCTGAGTTCGCCCAGGCGGGTCTCGGCGATCAGTCCGGCTTCGTCGGCGGTGATCACCCCGGCCGCGACGGCGGCTGCGAGAACCAGATCCGGGTGACCTTCCGGCCGAGGCGCGGGGGCCGTTCGCAGTTCGAGATCGGCGACGGGAGTCGGGCTGCCGGCAGCCTCGTGCAGGGCCGCGAGGCCCTCGCGGTAAACGGCCCAGTAGAGCCGCGCGAGGATCGCCGGCCGAACCAGATCAACCTCGCGCAGCCCGTGCAGGAAACCGGTCAGCACCGCCGCGTTGAGGTCGTGGGTATCGCCGGAGAACCGGCGCGTCACGAGCGCCGCGACGCGCAGCAGCATCGGTAGCGCCAGCCCGACGCACGCCACCGTCCACGTCCCGCCTTCGGCGCGCGAGCGCGTGATCAGATACGCCCACACGCCGTCGCGGGTCTGCTGAGGACAGGCGGGATCGAGCAGCACCGTGCCGAGCTTGTCCAGTGGAAACAGCCGCGGCGGCAGGCCGTCAATCTCGCGGCCGTCGACGCTGACCGGTTCCGGCCCGGTCACCAGCCACGCGAAACTTGACCGCGCCATCGCGAACACATCCGAGCTGGTGACGAAATCAGGATGGGCGCGTACATAAAACACGCGCCCGAGGGTTGCGGATTCATTAGAGGAACGGGCCATGGCGGCTCTCCTGAAGCTCGTGCTTTCGGTGAGCAACCAGGACGCCATCCGGGGCGCCTCAAAACCGCCTCTGGACCGCCTCTGGACCGTGACAAAAGCGCCTCAAGGACCGTCGTGTCCGCTGCGGACGCCGCCGGAAGACGACGCGTTCTTGTCGCCACGTCAAGCCTGAAAGTTGCTTCTGAACTGCCTTGTAATGCCTGGGACGGTCCGATGAGGCGCAGCGCCTC
This genomic window contains:
- a CDS encoding sigma-70 family RNA polymerase sigma factor; translated protein: MASWLLTESTSFRRAAMARSSNESATLGRVFYVRAHPDFVTSSDVFAMARSSFAWLVTGPEPVSVDGREIDGLPPRLFPLDKLGTVLLDPACPQQTRDGVWAYLITRSRAEGGTWTVACVGLALPMLLRVAALVTRRFSGDTHDLNAAVLTGFLHGLREVDLVRPAILARLYWAVYREGLAALHEAAGSPTPVADLELRTAPAPRPEGHPDLVLAAAVAAGVITADEAGLIAETRLGELSLTQAAHARGRSYKATQKFRERAEARLAAHLSSPAGDGPAPARSRRSGRVTPTRPSLLSVTATGASSERKVRRPVSPEDPESGIAARGIPQPARRRTCASRSAIGPTAHTVREVRSCD